The following nucleotide sequence is from Paenibacillus andongensis.
ATTCTCTTTTTATTGATGTAGACGATAGGTGAGACGCCGAGCATCGATTTGAAATAGTGTAAAAAATACTTCGGGTGAAAATGGACGAGTTGGGATAACATGTCCACTGTCATTTGTTCGGTCAGGTGCTTTTCGATATATTGCAGCACAATATACAGTTTATGGACGGATGGAATCGATGTCGTTTGGAGCGGATCTACCGTTGATCGTTCAATGAATCGTGATATCATATGAAATAATAACGATTTGACAATGAAAGGCGCAGCTAGCCCATCGCTCTCATGCTGGGTAATCAGTTCTTGGAATTGATTTTTTATCGTATCGTCATTTCTCATGGCGATGCAATGAGGTGTGATCAACAAATCAAACAAATTATTTTCCCCAACTGTTGCAGTAAAGTGACACCAATATGTTAAAAAAGGATTGCTCTCATTGGTTGAACAAGAGATACGCGTTCCGGCTGGCACCAGAAACAGCTCCCCTGGAACAGGGTAGTATTCGATATGATTGATTTTCAGCCAACCTTCTCCTTCCAGAAAAAAATAGAGCACGTTTTCTCCTTGGATGATGTTGGTACCGCCCCAGTCTGGCCTCACTCTCGTAAGAGCACCCGTCGACATGTGGATCTGTGTATTTGATAAATACGTACGAGCCAAATTCATTCTGCTGTTCACCTTTTTCATAAAGATAGCTTACTATTGTGCAAAAACTTCCTATTATTATATATTCATTTCCCCGTTTCCGCATCTTACAATGATATCAATCACATTGTTTGAAAGGGGATTACGATAATGAATCACACTATACTAGCCAAGCCAACGGAGCAGCAGCTTAAGTGGCAGGATATGGAATTCGGAATGTTTTGTCACTTTGGCATGAATACGTTTTGCGATCAGGAGTGGGGGGAAGGTACGGATTCGCCGGAGTTGTTTAACCCGACGCAGCTTGATGCTCTGCAGTGGGTGCGAACAGCCAAACAAGCGGGGTTTGCTTACTTTGTTTTAACGGCCAAGCACCATGATGGCTTCTGTTTATGGCCGACGGAAACGACCGATTATTCCGTTAAATCGAGCCCTTGGCGAAATGGACAAGGCGATGTCGTTCGAGAGGTTGCGGATGCGTGTAAGCAGGAGGGCATCCGTTTCGGTATCTATTTATCTCCGTGGGACCGACATGAACCGTGTTACTCGGACAAGGAGGCTTATGACGATTTCTATGCCGCTCAGCTTACGGAATTGCTAACGCAATATGGACCACTAGTCGAGCTTTGGTTCGATGGGGCCGGCTCTCATGGCAGGGAATACGACTGGCGACGCATCATGGGATTAGTGAAGCAGCATCAGCCGGATGCGATGGTCTTCAACATGGGGGCGCCCACGATCCGCTGGGTAGGCAATGAAGACGGCGTTGCGCCATATCCGTGCTGGAACACGGCAGAATCCGCGAAGCTAAGTATGTACACGCAAGATATGTCGGCATGGCTGCCGGAAACACCGGCATGGGTGCCCGCCGAGTGCGATGTGCCGATCCGCAAGGATCGCTGGTTCTGGCATCCGAATGACGAGCACACGCTTCGCTCGTTGGACAACTTACTCGATATTTACTATCGCTCAGTCGGACATGGCTGCACGCTTTTGCTAAACTTGGCTCCCGATAATCGGGGACTCTTGCCAGAGGCGGACGTTAACCGACTGCTTGAATTCACTGACGAAATCAAGAGAAGATTCTCTGACCCCATTGCTGCGACAGATGGAGAGGGAGATTCTGTAGTGTTGTCGTTTGAGGCAGAAACCGATGTCAATCACGTGATTTTGATGGAGGATATTGCCCACGGCGAACGCATCCGTTCT
It contains:
- a CDS encoding AraC family transcriptional regulator, giving the protein MKKVNSRMNLARTYLSNTQIHMSTGALTRVRPDWGGTNIIQGENVLYFFLEGEGWLKINHIEYYPVPGELFLVPAGTRISCSTNESNPFLTYWCHFTATVGENNLFDLLITPHCIAMRNDDTIKNQFQELITQHESDGLAAPFIVKSLLFHMISRFIERSTVDPLQTTSIPSVHKLYIVLQYIEKHLTEQMTVDMLSQLVHFHPKYFLHYFKSMLGVSPIVYINKKRMQKANLLLLHSDMTIAEIAEQLGMQTPYLSRMFKRFTGFSPNEFRQQHRMSQRL
- a CDS encoding alpha-L-fucosidase is translated as MNHTILAKPTEQQLKWQDMEFGMFCHFGMNTFCDQEWGEGTDSPELFNPTQLDALQWVRTAKQAGFAYFVLTAKHHDGFCLWPTETTDYSVKSSPWRNGQGDVVREVADACKQEGIRFGIYLSPWDRHEPCYSDKEAYDDFYAAQLTELLTQYGPLVELWFDGAGSHGREYDWRRIMGLVKQHQPDAMVFNMGAPTIRWVGNEDGVAPYPCWNTAESAKLSMYTQDMSAWLPETPAWVPAECDVPIRKDRWFWHPNDEHTLRSLDNLLDIYYRSVGHGCTLLLNLAPDNRGLLPEADVNRLLEFTDEIKRRFSDPIAATDGEGDSVVLSFEAETDVNHVILMEDIAHGERIRSYVIEAEQQGQWGELLKGSAIGHKKIDRFDSVRTKQLRLRVTASVDKALIRSFAGYHC